Part of the Geoalkalibacter ferrihydriticus DSM 17813 genome is shown below.
CGCACCAAGTCAGCACGGGCAATACCCATTTCTTCCAACTCGGCCTGTAAAGATGGATTATTCAGCAATGCCAGGCGTACCGCGCCTGCCGCACTCAACGGCTCTCCAAGCAACGCCTCAACGCGCAGCCTGATGGCCTCTTCTTCCAGACTCACGCCTGCCCAATGCAGCGGTTCGCCCACTCGCTCCGCAACCAAGCTTTCCACGTCACTGAATCCGGCGTCGCGGGGAAGAAAAGCGCAGCCCCCAATGCATGCTACAATCAGGCATAAGACCAAGGGATGCATAACTCTCATGGCAGATCCTTCCCTTCTCTTCTTCAGCCGGGGAGACAGTTGGCCGGATTGGTGAGTTTTCAAGTCTAGCAAGCTAAAGGAGATGAGCAATTCAATGAAAAATTTCATGCTTATTTTAGGATGGGCAATGCTTGGCCTACTAATCGTCGATGCCAAAGCTGTCGCAGCCATGGGACGAATCAACGTTTACTCCGTCGCAAAGGAGCAATACGTCATGACTGAAAAAGTTGAAAAGACCCGGGAAGAGTGGCAAGAAAAACTGACCCCCGAACAGTTCCGCATTCTGCGCAAAAAGGGCACTGAGCGGGCATTTTCGGGCCAGTATTGGGACAATCATGCTCGGGGATTTTACCGATGTGCCGGCTGTGGTCTGGACCTTTTCAGTTCAGAAGAAAAATATGATTCGGGCACCGGTTGGCCGAGTTTCAGTGCTCCGGTCGCAGAGGAAAACGTGCGAACCGAGGAAGACCGAAGCCTGTTTATGCGCCGCACCGAAGTGCTCTGCGCTCGCTGCGGCGGTCACCTGGGTCATGTTTTTGATGATGGGCCCACACCGACAGGCCAGCGCTACTGCATCAATTCGGCAGCACTGGAATTCACTGGGGAAGAAAAATAAATTTCGCGCTAGCTGCACTGACCTCGATGGAAATGCGGAGAACGATCATGGAAACCAACAACGCAACAACCGAAAAAGCCATATTCGCAGGGGGATGTTTCTGGTGCATGGAGCCTCCGTTCAAGAAGCTGCCGGGAGTCCTTGCGGTGGTTTCGGGTTATACGGGCGGCGCGAAAGTTGATCCGAGCTATGAGGAGGTCTGCTCCGGTACCACCGGCCATGCCGAGGCGGTTGAAATCAGCTACGATCCACGGCAAATTTCCTATGAACAATTATTGGAGATCTTCTGGAAAAACATCGACCCCACGGATGGCGGTGGTCAGTTCGCCGACCGCGGCAACCAGTACCGCAGCGCCATTTTCTATCGCGACGAAAGCCAGCGGCGCCTGGCCGAGGAATCCCGGCGGCGCTTGGCGCATTCCGGCAGATTCAATGCGCCGGTCGTGACGGAAATAGTCGCCGCTACCACCTTTTACCCTGCCGAGCAACACCACCAGGATTATTGCAACGCAAATCCCGTGCGTTATCAGATCTATCGCCAGGGATCAGGCCGTGATCGGTTTTTGCGCAAGGCGTGGGAAGAGGGTAAATAGAAACATTTCCGTAAGCATTCAGCTGCGACGTCCGAAGGCACCCCAGGGTGCGGCGGTTGAGTGCTGCGGCAAATGTTTGAGCCGCAGGCGAGTTTTTGCCGCACGCGATGCCGCCGCACCCTGGGGTGCCTGCTGAACGGTTACAAATTTCCTTGAAAATATGGCCCATCGGTTATAATAAAAGCCATGAAATCATTCAAGCTCCTGACTTTTTTCCTGGTGTTTTTTCTTGGCGGCGGTTTGGCCCTATGCCTTTCCGCCTCGGCAACCCAGCCACAGATCGTTCATCACGATCTGGAGGTGCAACTCTTTCCCGCGGAGGGCCGCCTTGAGGCGGTGGATCGCCTGAGTTTACCTGACGCACCCCCTTCGGTGCGGCTTTTTTTATCACCTCAGGCAAGCATCACCGATATCCGCCTTAACGAGCGCACCCTTGGTCACACATTTAACAACGGAATCATCAACGTACGCCTTCCTGCAGAGTTCCGGGGACAGCCAGTCACTCTTGAAATCTATTATGAGGGGCGTTTTACCGACACCCCGCCGCAGGATCCCATCATGACCGAAGATCCAAGTTTCGGAGTCGCGGCGGCGATTTCGCCACAGGGAACTTTTCTTGCCGGCGGCAGCGGTTGGTATCCCGATCCGCGCCAAGGCAACGCCGCCTGGCGCCTGAGCGTCACGGCGCCGCCGGGCTATCTCGCCGTCAGCGCCGGACGCCTCGAGGAGCAGGTCACGACCGCTGAATACAGCCGCTCGGTGTGGGAGGAGAGTATCCCTCTGTCCAATCTGACCGTCTCCGCCGGGCCTTACGAGGTCAAAACGGTCCAGGTGGGCGATATTCCCGTCAGCACCTATTTCTACCCTCAAACTCAGGAACTCGCGCCGACCTACCTCGACGCCGCCCGCGAATACCTGGAACTCTACGAAGACCTTTTCGGTCCCTATCCTTTCGCCAAGTTCGCGGTGGTGGAAAACTTCTTCCCAACCGGCTACGGTTTTCCTTCTTGGACCTTACTTGGCAGCACGGTGATCCGCCTGCCGTTCATCGTCGAAACCAGTCTGGGCCATGAAATAGCCCATTCCTGGTGGGGCACCGGCGTGCGCGTCGATCATGCCCAGGGCAACTGGTCGGAGGGCCTCACCACCTATGTCGCCGATTACCTGTTTCTCGAACGACGCTCCGCGGAAGGTGCACGCGATTATCGCCTCAGAATTCTGCGCGATTACGCCTCGCTGGTGACTCCGGAACGCGACTTTCCCCTGACCCGCTTCCTGCGGCGCACCGACCGACCCACTCAGGCCATGGGTTACGGCAAGGCGGCCATGGTTTTTCACATGCTGCGCCACAAGGTCGGTGAGGAGATTTTCTGGGCCGGTCTGCGCGAGATGGCCGAAACGCGCATGTTTGATCAGGTCAGTTGGGATGATTTCGCAGCACTTTATTCGCGTCTGAGCAGCACCGACCTGCAGGCCTTCTTCGATCAGTGGGTGCGTCGGCCGGGCGCACCGATTCTGTCCCTGGAGAATGTCGAAGTCGAGCACCGCGACGAGCAGTGGTACATCAGCGGACATCTGCTACAAAAGACGCGGCCTTTTGACCTTCGCCTGCCTTTGATTGTGGAAACCGATGGCGAACCCCTGGTCCGATGGATATCCCTTAAAGAGCGTGAAAATCACTTTGAATTGAGAACCGCCGACACACCCAGGCGCCTGTTGGTGGATCCGGACGCCCATGCTTTTCGCCGGCTGCACCCCAAAGAAATTCCCCCCTCGGTCAACAGCATCCGCGGTTCCGAAAATCTCATCGCAGTCGTCGCTGCGGATTTGCCGCCTGCGACCGCCGACGCCGCGCGCCTGATTTTGCGGGCCCTGCGCCAAGAAGGCATTCGCGTGGTGGACGAGAAACAGATCCGACCCGAACAGCTTGGCACCCATGATGTTCTTTTCCTTGGCCTTCCGCGCCGTTTTGCCAATGCGCTGCTCGCCGACACCGGCCTGAGCTTTGACGAGCAAGGCTTCACTTTTGGCGAAGAACGCTTCGAGAGTCCGCAAGCGGCTCTCTTTGCCGCCGTGACCCCCAAGGACTTCCCCGACCGCAACTGGGCCTATTTCATACCCGCCTCGCCGGAAGCGGCCCGCGATGCGGCACGCAGAATTCCCCATTACGGACGCGACAGTTATCTCGTCTTCGATCAAGGAGAAAATCGCGTGCGCGGCACCTGGGAGGTGCGTGAATCTCCCCTCATCCAAAACTTTAACTCTTCGGAGACAATCCAATGAAAATACGAATTTCTTTTCTCGCCCTCACAGCATTTTTCCTGCTCGGCACAGGTAGCGCCTGGACGCATCCTCACATCATTGCGCTCTCCAGTGGCGAGGAAATCGCCTTCGACGACCTCATAACCGACCTCGACCAAGCGCAGGTGGTTTTCGTCGGCGAACTGCACGATCATGAAGGCCACCACCAGATGCAGCTCGAAATCATCCGCGCCCTGCATGAGCGCGGCGGTCCCCTCGCGATCGGCCTTGAAATGTTTCAAAGCGACTATCAAGGCGCCCTGGACAAATGGGTCGCCCAGGAAATGGAAGAGCTTAACTTTCTGTTGGTCTACCAGCAGAACTGGAGCCTGTGGCCCCTCTACCGACCGATTTTTATGCACGCGCGCGAGCAAGGCATACCGCTGGTGGGCCTCAACATTCCGCGCGAAATAACCCGGCAGGTTGCCCGCGAAGGGTTTGCCAGCCTCAACCCCGAGCAGCTGCGCGGAATGAACCTCAAAGGCTTTGCCTGCATTGTTGATCCTGCCTACGAGCAGTTCATCCGCCGCGCCCTGGGCTTGCATGGGCATGCCGACAACGACAGGTTCACTCATTTCTGCGAGGCTCAACTGCTGTGGGATGCCGCCATGGCCAATAACCTGGTCAATTTTCTCGAGGAGAATCCAGACCATACCCTTGTCGTCCTGGCCGGCAGTGGCCATGCGTGGAAATACGGTATTCCCGCCCAGCTTGAAAATCTCGCCGAATTCGACTACCGGGTGGTTTTGCCGGAAGTGCGCGGACGCATCGATCGCGGCAACGCATCCGTTTCAGACGCCGATTACCTCTGGCTTGATTTCGGCGATGAGGGCTGGCAGGTCTGGGAATAAAACCAATATCGCAATATTAAAGCTAAGGGAAACCCCATGAAAGTCTGGCCCGGAAACCCCTATCCTCTGGGTGCCACCTATGACGGCGCCGGCACCAACTTTTCACTTTTTTCAGAAATCGCCGAACGGGTCGAACTATGCTTATTCGATCACGGGGATCGCGAAACCCGCATCGAAATGCAGGAGGTCACCGGCTATTGCTGGCACGCTTATCTGCCCGGCGTCGAGCCTGGGCAGCGCTACGGATTTCGCGTTCACGGACCCTGGAAGCCTGAAGAAGGCCATCGCTGCAACCCCGCCAAACTGCTTCTCGACCCCTATGCCAAGGCTATCGAGGGGCAGATCGAATGGGACGAGGCCGTCTTTCCCTATCGCTTCGATGACGGGCCCGAATCCCTGAGCGAGAGCGACAGTGCGCCTTTCGTGCCGCGCAGCGTGGTTCACCAGCCGCATTTCGACTGGAGCGGCGACCGCCGCCTGCAGCGACCCTGGCACGAAACGATTATCTACGAAACCCACGTCAAGGGCTTCACCGCCCGCCATCCCGATATTCCCGAGGACCTCCGCGGCACCTATGCCGGCTTGGCGCATCCAGCGGCAATCAATTACCTGAGA
Proteins encoded:
- the msrB gene encoding peptide-methionine (R)-S-oxide reductase MsrB: MKNFMLILGWAMLGLLIVDAKAVAAMGRINVYSVAKEQYVMTEKVEKTREEWQEKLTPEQFRILRKKGTERAFSGQYWDNHARGFYRCAGCGLDLFSSEEKYDSGTGWPSFSAPVAEENVRTEEDRSLFMRRTEVLCARCGGHLGHVFDDGPTPTGQRYCINSAALEFTGEEK
- a CDS encoding ChaN family lipoprotein, whose product is MKIRISFLALTAFFLLGTGSAWTHPHIIALSSGEEIAFDDLITDLDQAQVVFVGELHDHEGHHQMQLEIIRALHERGGPLAIGLEMFQSDYQGALDKWVAQEMEELNFLLVYQQNWSLWPLYRPIFMHAREQGIPLVGLNIPREITRQVAREGFASLNPEQLRGMNLKGFACIVDPAYEQFIRRALGLHGHADNDRFTHFCEAQLLWDAAMANNLVNFLEENPDHTLVVLAGSGHAWKYGIPAQLENLAEFDYRVVLPEVRGRIDRGNASVSDADYLWLDFGDEGWQVWE
- the msrA gene encoding peptide-methionine (S)-S-oxide reductase MsrA; translation: METNNATTEKAIFAGGCFWCMEPPFKKLPGVLAVVSGYTGGAKVDPSYEEVCSGTTGHAEAVEISYDPRQISYEQLLEIFWKNIDPTDGGGQFADRGNQYRSAIFYRDESQRRLAEESRRRLAHSGRFNAPVVTEIVAATTFYPAEQHHQDYCNANPVRYQIYRQGSGRDRFLRKAWEEGK
- a CDS encoding M1 family metallopeptidase; this translates as MKSFKLLTFFLVFFLGGGLALCLSASATQPQIVHHDLEVQLFPAEGRLEAVDRLSLPDAPPSVRLFLSPQASITDIRLNERTLGHTFNNGIINVRLPAEFRGQPVTLEIYYEGRFTDTPPQDPIMTEDPSFGVAAAISPQGTFLAGGSGWYPDPRQGNAAWRLSVTAPPGYLAVSAGRLEEQVTTAEYSRSVWEESIPLSNLTVSAGPYEVKTVQVGDIPVSTYFYPQTQELAPTYLDAAREYLELYEDLFGPYPFAKFAVVENFFPTGYGFPSWTLLGSTVIRLPFIVETSLGHEIAHSWWGTGVRVDHAQGNWSEGLTTYVADYLFLERRSAEGARDYRLRILRDYASLVTPERDFPLTRFLRRTDRPTQAMGYGKAAMVFHMLRHKVGEEIFWAGLREMAETRMFDQVSWDDFAALYSRLSSTDLQAFFDQWVRRPGAPILSLENVEVEHRDEQWYISGHLLQKTRPFDLRLPLIVETDGEPLVRWISLKERENHFELRTADTPRRLLVDPDAHAFRRLHPKEIPPSVNSIRGSENLIAVVAADLPPATADAARLILRALRQEGIRVVDEKQIRPEQLGTHDVLFLGLPRRFANALLADTGLSFDEQGFTFGEERFESPQAALFAAVTPKDFPDRNWAYFIPASPEAARDAARRIPHYGRDSYLVFDQGENRVRGTWEVRESPLIQNFNSSETIQ